The Acidobacteriota bacterium genome contains a region encoding:
- a CDS encoding MopE-related protein: MSQSSYRSILLFTLLSLLAGPPAIAQSPEIAPVVDRDSEVEPGERAINGTGTSDAVIHLEQSLATFQNTITTETGNGNQLVDIEVLTSAGPITNFSGVFYPVAGTVYTLIHEDELVWDAFLASMNLLDGRWLDIEVGFHGGASRKYSAIFLEDGNDHNYLIDTDMSETTLQATLEAQLRAGFALVDFEAHTNPTSGETRFDAIWTKDERQPMTHLYYDLESADVTDLLNPLAGRVIDLERYHSSFFGEERFAIVLANYPGGNWSFDRYMDQPDLLSLNGSYSDSDTHLIDLDVFLDSSSNVRFSGVWGDNWKSLNEVAEIPTDGNPVALTTGLNNLINAFEVTKPNGVEGIVGFHARNLRTNQTVSYRADEPFYVASAAKLAPHIRFWMQVEAGHFAPLNEGTMLAYSNNSQTGAPWYVDDRDNPGFSSGSPGQENNLGDSFTLDRFDEGMMSESDNAATSALIDDAGIGLAHDTTNLNEWLSGIDGVGKGWGIVTSIHDVDRLIFWNGQHTDDKKTDPSYFLAPGHTFGPRRRGNAYNACVVGGAEPATCVPDTTCDRCNDVSDCDTGETCQRIEDPWGDLRIFFGLSSTEDIPDFDRIGYARAFAAGPNSATPRAYANLLEKFWDGEFLTTKQTNALDNMNEGTRLDDNLCRADFDNDGCKNGEGYNIWTKGGSKGSSSMSSVACTSTAILQMTDPQSSLAEDEVFVLTWFTRDNGRSCSNPTNPPSIGIGNLYTAAFATEILQAVAVDLAFDNGSFTPTTLIEDGELRVDVSLDNLGGAFTNTQFTVELWASTNLILDTTSGLDIQIASLNLNGISSFGGAGVGNYPVQTSLAPLPPDTYNIFYIIDPATGPEPSGQIPELDESDASNRGLLTTQQLTILPPCPDVDADGYADCDPGCLPGALLCDDCDDAVDTTYPGAIEQCNGVDDDCDLVIDNDIPTPTYARRVQHEDPQAADRFGSDVANVGDVDGDGFDDLAIGMRGENLASGVNLGLVRVVSSADFSTICEATLPTPTSQDNLGWSVAAANGDLNGNATDDFVVGIPYYNNPPFSNSGAVAAFNLPDCAFIRLMVDPLLDSSDQLGVSIASLGDVNNDSVPDIAAGSTRASLSGGFTGGISVFSGADGSKLYNAFDPAGVAEGLGTSLAGPGDLTGDSIPDIVSGAPDTDTVHGGYRGAVYVFSGADGSFHAQWVDADGDGFDDFGISVAAIGDITADGVSEIAVGSPDDVIGGFRIGSVPILDGATGVILRRLIDPTATTNTGFGNSVAAIEDLSGDGLPDVIVGADLADNVGMDTGAVFLFDSSNTAVLHHLFDTNPRDGDELGSRVVSLGDLSGDGVSEFAASAMEADDLEGAQAGHVIVFSIEEDCDADGISPYEGDCDDAETAISPDAMELCDGVDNNCNGVNNEDVDGDGFGVCADCNDQDPRVNPDAVEICNGVDDDCVGGIDFTPGMTDSDGDGVDPPCDCDDTNALIEPGNPETCDHIDNDCSGIPDDGFTMLVSERVSELTDGVYQDTLATSIASLGDVNFDGIDDYAAGVPGSDLVGNGSGAATVFDGATGLVHCVATPTSENFAAAGTSVAGIGDVNADGAGDLAIGAPFNDTTASDAGSVFVVSGADCSTIRELNDSTGAAGDRLGTSVAAIGDLTGDGIGEIAAGASQVDTAQDNSAGAVMVWDGATGAELFRMMDDVSGGSRVGESVAGIDDVNADGVPDILAGAPFDDGLLGSDIGSVLVFSGADGSVIRKIFDPAGTGGDDLGTSVAGIGDLNGDGIPEILAGAPDEDTGGSNNGAVLVFSGADGSLILRVPLADTSLNRSFGTSVTALPDLNGDGFPEFAGGAPDDDDVITNGGRVLIISGATFAVLHDISVADSSEGSNLGASLAAIGDLSGDGYPEILIGQPGQNTGQDNDVGRIVVVGFESDCDADGVGLLEDDCDDQDGLRAPGMLEVCDGVDNDCDTAIDEDEDGDGADACADCAPAVPTIFPGMFEVCNAIDDNCNMQVDEGVDVDGDTYTTPCDCDDTDMSVNAGIIEACNAIDDNCDGQVDEGFGSPLDQVRIEDPEAAANYGLGTSLASVGDVNNDGFVDLVAGVPGDGTGAPSGGAALLISGASRTVICRMIDPSAASSNQMGGAVAGIGDVTGDGIPDVAVGAEFDNPAGNASGSVQVFSGADCAWVRELLDPTGATQDRFGASIAGIGDVNDDGIGEIGVGVPRDDENGLNDTGSVVVFDGASGAWLYTAVDLHARASDWLGTSVSALGDVDFDGVPDFASGATENAIGSSHNAGAVSVFSGVDGQWIRSFTHPSAASSDEMGRSIFAAGDMNGDGVPDLLAGVENDDGPTNSGSVLAFSGADGSLIRTFQDSAPLSNANLGYSVAAAGDLNGDGVTEVVAGAHDSSRSGTSAGEVVLFDGATGGVLHRFVDLNPASDDDLGATVLVAGDLTGGGGFEILAGAPKADPGGQSSAGYIAVFSIEPDCDGDGLSPLFDCDDADIDSQGGPGPIQSLVFDSNSAMSWTPPGNPGGSPATLSYDVVRSDNAADFTTATLCVESDDDTDTAATDSGEPMPGNIYVYLVRVQNRCGDAVEDSTSGSRTVAECP, encoded by the coding sequence ATGAGTCAGTCCAGCTACCGATCGATCCTGCTTTTCACCCTATTGAGTCTCCTCGCCGGGCCACCGGCTATCGCTCAGTCGCCGGAAATCGCCCCGGTGGTCGACCGTGACTCGGAGGTCGAGCCGGGCGAACGGGCGATCAACGGCACCGGAACGTCCGACGCGGTGATCCACCTGGAGCAGTCCCTGGCGACGTTCCAGAACACGATCACGACGGAAACGGGCAACGGCAACCAGCTCGTCGACATCGAGGTGCTGACCAGCGCCGGGCCGATTACCAACTTCAGCGGCGTGTTCTACCCGGTGGCGGGAACCGTGTACACGTTGATCCACGAAGACGAACTGGTCTGGGACGCGTTCCTCGCCAGCATGAACCTACTCGACGGCCGCTGGCTGGATATCGAGGTCGGGTTCCACGGCGGGGCGTCGCGCAAGTACTCGGCGATCTTCCTGGAGGACGGCAACGACCACAATTACCTGATCGACACCGATATGTCCGAAACAACGCTTCAGGCGACCCTGGAGGCGCAGCTTCGAGCGGGCTTCGCCCTGGTCGATTTCGAAGCCCACACCAACCCCACCTCCGGCGAAACGCGGTTCGATGCGATCTGGACCAAGGACGAACGACAACCGATGACGCATCTCTACTATGACCTGGAGAGCGCCGACGTGACCGACCTGCTCAACCCGCTGGCCGGTCGGGTGATCGATCTCGAGCGTTACCACAGCTCGTTCTTCGGCGAGGAGCGCTTCGCCATCGTCTTGGCCAACTACCCGGGCGGTAACTGGAGTTTCGATCGATACATGGACCAACCCGACCTCCTCTCGCTCAACGGGAGTTACTCGGACAGCGATACGCATCTGATCGACCTCGACGTGTTCCTTGATTCCAGCAGTAACGTCCGCTTCAGCGGCGTCTGGGGCGACAATTGGAAATCGCTCAACGAAGTCGCCGAGATCCCGACCGACGGCAACCCGGTCGCGTTGACGACCGGGTTGAACAACCTGATCAACGCGTTCGAGGTCACCAAGCCCAACGGTGTGGAAGGGATCGTCGGGTTTCACGCCCGGAATCTACGCACGAATCAGACCGTAAGTTACCGCGCGGACGAGCCGTTCTACGTGGCCAGCGCGGCCAAGCTCGCCCCGCACATCCGTTTCTGGATGCAGGTGGAGGCTGGGCACTTCGCCCCACTCAACGAGGGCACGATGCTGGCCTACAGCAACAACAGCCAGACCGGTGCGCCGTGGTACGTCGATGACCGGGACAACCCCGGGTTTTCCAGCGGAAGTCCGGGACAAGAAAACAATCTTGGGGACTCCTTCACCCTTGACCGATTCGACGAAGGCATGATGAGCGAAAGCGACAACGCCGCGACTTCGGCGTTGATCGACGATGCCGGAATCGGCCTGGCACACGACACGACCAACCTCAACGAGTGGCTCTCCGGGATCGACGGCGTGGGCAAGGGCTGGGGCATCGTCACCAGCATCCACGACGTCGATCGCTTGATCTTCTGGAACGGCCAACACACCGACGACAAGAAAACCGATCCGTCCTATTTCCTGGCGCCGGGGCACACCTTTGGGCCGCGGCGACGCGGCAACGCCTACAACGCCTGTGTGGTCGGGGGCGCGGAACCCGCGACCTGCGTGCCCGACACCACGTGCGACCGCTGCAACGATGTCTCGGACTGTGACACCGGTGAGACGTGCCAGCGGATAGAGGACCCCTGGGGCGACCTACGCATCTTCTTCGGTTTGTCGAGCACTGAAGACATACCGGACTTCGACCGCATCGGTTACGCGCGTGCCTTCGCCGCGGGACCCAACTCGGCTACTCCGCGCGCCTATGCCAACCTGCTGGAGAAGTTCTGGGACGGCGAGTTTCTTACCACCAAACAGACGAATGCGTTGGACAACATGAACGAGGGTACGAGGCTGGACGACAACCTGTGTCGCGCCGACTTCGACAATGATGGCTGCAAGAACGGCGAGGGCTACAACATCTGGACGAAGGGCGGCTCCAAGGGCTCGAGTTCGATGTCCTCCGTCGCGTGTACGTCGACGGCGATCCTCCAGATGACGGATCCACAGAGTAGCCTTGCGGAAGACGAGGTCTTCGTCTTGACGTGGTTCACGCGAGACAACGGGCGAAGCTGCAGCAATCCGACGAACCCGCCTTCCATCGGTATCGGAAACCTCTACACGGCCGCCTTCGCGACCGAGATCCTGCAAGCGGTAGCGGTGGACCTGGCATTTGACAACGGGAGCTTCACACCCACGACGCTGATCGAGGACGGCGAGCTGCGGGTCGATGTCAGCCTCGACAACCTGGGAGGCGCGTTCACCAACACTCAGTTCACCGTCGAACTGTGGGCGTCGACGAACCTCATTCTCGATACCACCAGCGGGCTGGACATCCAGATCGCCTCGCTGAACCTCAACGGGATTTCCAGCTTCGGTGGAGCCGGTGTCGGCAACTACCCGGTGCAAACGAGCCTGGCACCGCTCCCGCCCGACACCTACAACATCTTCTACATCATCGACCCGGCGACGGGTCCGGAACCCTCCGGTCAGATCCCCGAACTGGACGAGTCCGACGCATCCAACCGCGGTCTCTTGACGACCCAGCAACTGACGATCCTGCCACCGTGCCCCGACGTCGACGCCGACGGCTACGCCGATTGCGACCCCGGCTGCCTGCCCGGCGCGTTGCTCTGCGACGACTGCGACGACGCGGTCGACACCACGTATCCCGGCGCGATCGAGCAGTGCAACGGCGTGGACGACGACTGCGACCTGGTGATCGACAACGACATCCCCACCCCGACCTACGCGCGGCGCGTGCAGCACGAGGACCCGCAGGCGGCGGACCGTTTTGGCAGCGATGTGGCCAACGTGGGCGACGTCGACGGCGACGGATTCGACGACCTGGCCATTGGCATGCGCGGCGAAAATCTCGCCTCGGGGGTCAACCTCGGTTTGGTGCGGGTCGTGTCCAGCGCGGACTTCAGCACGATCTGCGAGGCGACGCTTCCCACGCCAACAAGCCAGGACAATCTCGGCTGGTCGGTTGCCGCCGCAAACGGCGATCTGAACGGCAACGCCACCGACGACTTCGTGGTCGGGATTCCGTACTACAACAATCCGCCATTCAGCAACAGTGGTGCGGTCGCGGCGTTTAACCTACCTGACTGCGCGTTCATTCGCCTGATGGTCGACCCGCTGCTGGACAGCTCCGACCAGCTAGGGGTCAGCATTGCCTCGCTCGGTGACGTTAACAACGACAGCGTCCCGGACATCGCCGCCGGTTCGACACGCGCTAGCCTCTCCGGAGGATTCACCGGCGGGATCAGCGTGTTCTCGGGGGCCGACGGGAGCAAGCTCTACAACGCCTTCGATCCCGCCGGTGTGGCCGAGGGACTCGGCACGTCGCTTGCCGGGCCCGGCGACCTGACCGGCGACAGCATCCCGGACATCGTTTCCGGCGCTCCCGATACGGATACCGTCCACGGCGGCTATCGAGGCGCGGTGTACGTCTTCTCCGGGGCCGACGGTTCGTTCCACGCGCAGTGGGTCGATGCGGATGGCGATGGTTTCGATGACTTCGGCATTTCGGTCGCCGCGATCGGCGATATCACCGCCGACGGAGTCTCCGAAATCGCGGTGGGATCCCCCGACGACGTCATCGGAGGCTTCCGCATCGGGTCGGTGCCGATCCTCGACGGGGCGACCGGAGTGATCCTTCGCCGCCTGATTGACCCCACCGCAACCACCAATACAGGTTTCGGAAACAGCGTGGCCGCGATCGAGGACCTCAGCGGCGACGGCCTGCCCGATGTGATCGTCGGTGCGGACCTCGCCGACAATGTCGGAATGGACACCGGTGCGGTGTTCCTGTTCGATTCCAGCAACACCGCGGTTTTGCATCACTTGTTCGATACGAATCCGCGCGACGGTGACGAACTGGGGAGCCGCGTCGTCTCGCTGGGCGATCTGTCCGGCGACGGGGTTTCCGAGTTTGCGGCCAGCGCGATGGAAGCCGACGACCTGGAAGGAGCCCAGGCCGGCCACGTGATCGTGTTCTCTATCGAAGAAGACTGCGACGCCGACGGCATCAGTCCCTATGAGGGGGACTGCGACGATGCCGAGACCGCGATCTCCCCCGACGCGATGGAACTGTGCGACGGAGTCGACAACAACTGCAACGGCGTCAACAATGAGGACGTCGACGGCGACGGCTTCGGCGTTTGTGCCGACTGCAACGACCAGGATCCCCGCGTCAACCCGGACGCCGTGGAGATCTGCAACGGCGTCGATGACGACTGCGTGGGTGGCATCGATTTCACGCCCGGCATGACCGACAGCGACGGCGACGGCGTCGACCCGCCGTGCGATTGTGACGACACCAACGCCCTGATCGAGCCGGGCAACCCCGAGACCTGCGATCACATCGACAACGACTGCAGCGGCATCCCCGACGACGGCTTTACGATGCTGGTCTCGGAGCGCGTCTCCGAGCTGACGGACGGCGTCTACCAGGACACACTCGCCACAAGCATCGCCTCGCTCGGCGACGTCAACTTCGACGGCATCGACGATTACGCGGCGGGCGTTCCCGGGAGCGACCTGGTCGGCAACGGTAGCGGCGCGGCTACGGTGTTCGACGGTGCGACCGGACTGGTGCACTGCGTGGCCACGCCGACGAGCGAGAATTTTGCCGCTGCGGGCACTTCGGTCGCCGGGATCGGCGACGTCAACGCCGACGGCGCAGGCGACCTGGCGATTGGCGCTCCGTTCAACGACACCACCGCGAGCGATGCGGGGTCCGTGTTTGTCGTCTCTGGCGCCGATTGCTCGACCATTCGCGAGCTGAACGACAGCACTGGCGCTGCGGGCGATCGACTCGGCACGAGTGTGGCCGCGATCGGCGACCTGACCGGTGACGGGATCGGCGAGATCGCCGCCGGTGCCTCACAGGTCGACACCGCCCAGGATAACAGCGCGGGTGCGGTGATGGTCTGGGACGGTGCCACCGGGGCTGAGCTCTTCAGAATGATGGACGATGTCTCCGGCGGCAGCCGTGTCGGCGAGTCCGTCGCGGGCATCGACGACGTCAACGCCGACGGCGTCCCCGACATCCTCGCCGGCGCCCCGTTCGACGACGGGCTGCTCGGCTCGGACATCGGTAGCGTGCTCGTGTTCTCCGGCGCCGACGGCTCGGTGATCCGCAAGATCTTCGATCCGGCCGGCACCGGCGGCGATGACCTGGGCACCTCTGTGGCGGGCATCGGCGACCTGAACGGCGACGGTATCCCCGAGATCCTCGCCGGCGCACCCGACGAGGATACCGGCGGTAGCAACAACGGCGCGGTGCTGGTGTTCTCGGGCGCGGACGGCTCATTGATCCTGCGTGTCCCGCTGGCCGACACCTCGCTGAATCGCAGCTTCGGAACGTCCGTCACAGCGTTGCCCGACCTGAACGGCGACGGGTTCCCCGAGTTTGCGGGCGGCGCCCCGGACGACGACGACGTAATCACCAACGGCGGGCGCGTATTGATCATCAGCGGCGCGACGTTTGCGGTGCTGCACGACATCAGCGTCGCGGATAGCTCCGAGGGCTCCAATCTGGGCGCCTCCCTGGCGGCGATCGGAGATCTCTCGGGCGACGGCTACCCGGAGATCCTCATCGGGCAACCGGGACAGAACACGGGACAGGACAACGACGTCGGCCGCATCGTGGTTGTCGGATTCGAGAGCGACTGCGACGCGGATGGTGTCGGCCTTCTCGAAGACGACTGCGACGATCAGGACGGCCTGCGTGCGCCGGGCATGCTCGAGGTCTGCGACGGTGTCGACAACGATTGCGACACGGCGATCGACGAGGACGAGGACGGCGACGGTGCGGATGCCTGTGCCGATTGCGCGCCGGCTGTGCCGACGATCTTTCCCGGTATGTTCGAGGTGTGTAACGCGATCGACGACAACTGCAACATGCAGGTCGATGAGGGTGTGGACGTCGACGGCGACACGTACACCACGCCCTGCGACTGCGACGACACCGACATGAGCGTCAACGCGGGGATCATCGAGGCCTGTAACGCGATCGACGACAACTGCGACGGCCAGGTCGACGAGGGCTTCGGCTCGCCGCTGGATCAGGTGCGCATCGAGGATCCCGAAGCCGCGGCGAACTACGGCCTGGGGACCTCGTTGGCCAGCGTCGGCGACGTCAACAATGACGGCTTCGTCGACCTTGTCGCCGGAGTTCCCGGGGACGGCACGGGCGCGCCGAGCGGTGGTGCGGCGCTGCTGATCTCCGGTGCATCGCGCACGGTGATCTGCCGCATGATCGATCCGTCGGCGGCAAGCTCGAATCAAATGGGCGGCGCCGTGGCAGGGATCGGCGACGTCACCGGGGACGGTATCCCGGATGTTGCCGTCGGTGCGGAGTTCGACAATCCCGCGGGCAACGCGAGCGGTTCCGTGCAGGTGTTCTCAGGTGCCGATTGCGCCTGGGTGCGGGAGTTGCTCGATCCGACCGGTGCCACTCAGGACCGGTTCGGCGCCTCGATCGCCGGCATCGGCGATGTCAACGACGACGGGATCGGCGAGATCGGCGTCGGCGTACCGCGGGACGACGAGAACGGGTTGAACGATACCGGAAGCGTTGTGGTCTTTGACGGGGCTTCCGGCGCCTGGCTCTATACGGCCGTCGATCTGCACGCGCGAGCCTCGGACTGGTTGGGCACCTCGGTGTCGGCACTCGGCGACGTGGACTTCGACGGTGTGCCCGACTTCGCCTCCGGCGCAACCGAGAACGCGATCGGTAGTTCCCATAATGCCGGCGCGGTCAGCGTGTTTAGCGGCGTGGACGGCCAGTGGATCCGCAGCTTCACTCATCCGTCGGCGGCGAGCTCCGACGAGATGGGGCGGTCAATTTTCGCGGCCGGTGACATGAACGGTGACGGCGTGCCCGATCTACTCGCTGGAGTCGAAAACGATGACGGCCCCACCAACTCCGGTTCCGTGCTGGCGTTCTCCGGCGCCGACGGCAGCCTGATCCGCACGTTCCAGGACAGCGCTCCGCTCAGCAACGCCAACCTGGGCTACTCCGTGGCTGCGGCCGGGGACCTCAACGGCGACGGCGTCACCGAGGTAGTTGCAGGCGCGCACGATTCATCACGCAGCGGCACCAGCGCGGGCGAAGTTGTGTTGTTCGACGGCGCGACGGGTGGGGTGTTGCACCGCTTCGTCGACCTGAACCCTGCGTCCGACGACGACCTGGGCGCGACGGTGCTGGTCGCCGGGGACCTGACCGGCGGTGGCGGGTTCGAAATTCTCGCCGGCGCCCCGAAGGCGGATCCGGGCGGCCAGAGCAGCGCGGGTTACATCGCGGTGTTCTCGATCGAGCCCGACTGCGATGGCGACGGGCTGTCGCCGCTGTTCGACTGCGACGACGCCGACATCGATAGCCAGGGCGGACCGGGACCGATCCAGTCGCTGGTGTTCGACTCGAATTCCGCGATGAGCTGGACGCCCCCGGGCAACCCCGGCGGATCGCCGGCAACACTGTCCTACGACGTCGTGCGCTCGGACAACGCCGCGGACTTCACCACGGCAACCCTCTGCGTCGAGTCGGATGACGATACGGACACCGCGGCGACGGACAGCGGCGAACCGATGCCGGGCAACATCTACGTGTACCTGGTGCGTGTACAGAACCGCTGCGGCGATGCTGTGGAGGACAGCACGAGCGGCTCGCGCACGGTGGCCGAGTGTCCTTGA
- a CDS encoding serine/threonine-protein kinase, translating to MPEAMPCPNCGKPLPVDGSDCPGCLLNLALETSAGDDHETPHDGAGDDRHRLTVGSRVGPYTIVRELGEGGMGVVYLAEQSEPLKRRVALKVVKHGMDTRRVVKRFEAERQALALMDHASIARVYEAGETDAGRPYFAMEFIDGEPVTAFCDRQRLDTAGRLELFTRICEGLQHAHQRGIIHRDIKPSNILVTDSDAGSQPKIIDFGVAKATEQSLTDHSAMTALGVLLGTPEYMSPEQADLNPLDVDTRTDVYSLGVVLYELLTGALPYDAGALRKAAFDEVRRQIKEVRPSRPSTRISELGKRAGALAQSRRADISTLTRRLSGDLDLITMKALEKERDRRYSSPVELADDIRRHLANEPVLARPPSAAYQLSKLISRNKLPAALIIGIFVAAVATVIGMGLLYRNAQINLQRAVQAESEAQQVSDFLVGVFQVSDPSEARGNEATARELLDNAADRIGGDLADEPEVQATLMLTMGRVYRSLGLLDQALELMQNSVERREALFGPDHETVAESLATFAGTQTTLARYEEAEENARRALAIAQRADDPTRASLGPLHVLQTLYWLLRDYDQSLPIAQRLVDASIAAHGEVSEEAAVAIRSLATVNMAMDRIDEAEDLYKRVVDIQEVFYDEEHPAIAKTKLNLAELYRHAARYEEAETMFLDIQDLESRIYAEDNPTRAFAFNNLGLVYKRMGRHDEAIEQYRTAIAIREASLPENHPMLAWTLDNLGLAYLAAGRHDDAAAVIQRALDIAMVAVGPDNADTGIVMANLALVRREQKRYSEAEPLLLRVLEINMKAFGREHGVTATALHNLGKLQRLTGRAAEAEKNLLEAIDISTDIHGEEHPDVGDSKAELAYVLTDLGRLDEAEALLREGLRVTEASLGSDHETSALMKRELERLLGLIRESSAGT from the coding sequence ATGCCCGAAGCCATGCCTTGCCCGAATTGTGGGAAACCCCTGCCCGTGGACGGCTCCGACTGCCCCGGATGCCTGCTCAACCTGGCACTGGAGACGTCCGCCGGGGACGATCACGAAACGCCCCACGATGGGGCCGGCGACGACCGCCATCGGCTAACCGTGGGTTCGCGGGTCGGTCCGTACACGATCGTGCGTGAACTGGGTGAGGGGGGGATGGGTGTGGTCTACCTGGCCGAGCAGAGCGAGCCGCTCAAACGCCGCGTCGCCCTGAAGGTCGTCAAACACGGGATGGACACGCGCCGGGTGGTCAAGCGCTTCGAGGCCGAGCGCCAGGCGCTGGCGCTGATGGACCATGCGTCGATCGCGCGTGTGTATGAAGCCGGCGAAACCGATGCCGGCCGGCCGTACTTTGCGATGGAGTTCATCGACGGCGAACCGGTCACCGCATTCTGCGACCGGCAGCGGCTGGATACCGCCGGTCGACTCGAGTTGTTCACACGGATCTGCGAAGGCCTACAGCACGCGCACCAGCGCGGGATCATCCACCGCGACATCAAGCCCTCCAACATCCTGGTCACGGATTCCGATGCCGGCTCGCAGCCCAAGATCATCGACTTCGGCGTGGCCAAGGCGACCGAACAGTCGCTCACCGACCACTCCGCGATGACCGCACTGGGCGTGCTGCTCGGAACCCCCGAGTACATGAGCCCGGAACAGGCCGATCTGAACCCACTCGATGTCGATACACGCACCGACGTGTACTCGCTGGGCGTGGTGCTGTACGAGTTGCTCACCGGTGCGCTACCGTACGACGCGGGTGCTTTACGCAAGGCCGCGTTCGACGAGGTCCGCCGCCAGATCAAGGAGGTGCGTCCTTCCAGGCCGAGTACGCGCATCAGCGAGCTCGGCAAGCGGGCCGGCGCCCTGGCGCAGTCCCGCCGCGCGGATATCTCGACGTTGACACGGCGGTTGTCCGGCGATCTCGACCTGATCACGATGAAGGCGCTGGAAAAGGAACGCGACCGGCGCTACAGCTCGCCGGTCGAACTGGCCGACGACATTCGGCGCCACCTGGCCAACGAGCCGGTACTGGCTCGACCGCCGAGTGCCGCGTATCAGTTGAGCAAGCTGATCTCGCGGAACAAGCTGCCGGCTGCCCTGATCATCGGCATCTTCGTTGCGGCGGTCGCTACCGTGATCGGGATGGGGCTCTTGTACCGCAACGCCCAGATCAACCTGCAACGTGCCGTGCAGGCGGAGTCCGAGGCGCAGCAGGTTTCCGATTTCCTGGTCGGTGTATTCCAGGTCTCCGATCCGAGCGAGGCGCGCGGGAACGAGGCGACCGCGCGGGAACTCCTCGACAACGCCGCGGACCGTATCGGAGGCGATCTCGCCGACGAACCCGAAGTTCAGGCCACGCTGATGCTCACGATGGGTCGTGTGTACCGCAGCCTGGGCTTGCTCGATCAGGCGCTCGAGTTGATGCAAAACTCGGTCGAGCGGCGGGAAGCGCTGTTTGGACCGGATCACGAAACGGTGGCCGAGAGCCTGGCGACGTTCGCCGGGACCCAGACCACGTTGGCCAGGTACGAGGAGGCCGAAGAGAACGCGCGTCGGGCGCTGGCGATTGCGCAACGGGCCGATGACCCCACGCGGGCCTCACTGGGGCCCTTGCATGTCCTGCAAACGCTGTACTGGTTGTTACGCGACTACGATCAGTCGCTACCGATCGCCCAACGGTTGGTGGATGCGTCCATTGCGGCCCACGGGGAAGTCAGCGAGGAAGCGGCGGTCGCGATCCGTTCCCTGGCTACCGTCAACATGGCGATGGACCGCATCGACGAGGCCGAAGACCTCTACAAGAGGGTTGTCGACATTCAAGAGGTCTTCTATGACGAGGAGCATCCGGCCATCGCGAAGACCAAGCTGAACCTGGCCGAGCTTTATCGGCACGCGGCGCGGTACGAGGAAGCGGAGACGATGTTTCTCGATATCCAGGATCTCGAATCGCGCATCTACGCGGAAGACAACCCGACACGGGCGTTCGCTTTCAATAATCTCGGACTTGTGTACAAGCGCATGGGTCGTCACGACGAGGCAATCGAGCAGTACCGCACGGCGATCGCGATCCGCGAAGCGTCGCTGCCCGAGAACCATCCGATGCTGGCCTGGACGCTGGACAACCTTGGCCTGGCCTACCTGGCCGCCGGCCGGCATGACGACGCGGCGGCCGTGATCCAGCGTGCACTGGACATCGCCATGGTCGCGGTCGGTCCGGACAACGCCGACACCGGGATCGTCATGGCCAACCTGGCTCTCGTCCGCCGAGAGCAGAAACGGTATAGCGAGGCCGAACCCCTGCTGTTGCGCGTGCTCGAGATCAACATGAAGGCCTTCGGTCGCGAGCACGGCGTGACCGCGACTGCGCTGCACAACCTCGGCAAGTTACAGCGCCTGACCGGGCGGGCGGCCGAGGCGGAGAAAAACCTGCTGGAGGCAATCGACATTTCCACCGACATCCACGGCGAGGAGCACCCGGACGTCGGCGATTCCAAGGCCGAGCTGGCCTACGTGCTGACGGATCTCGGACGACTCGACGAGGCCGAGGCGCTACTGCGCGAGGGGCTTCGTGTGACAGAGGCTTCGCTGGGGTCCGACCACGAAACAAGCGCATTGATGAAGCGTGAACTCGAACGCCTGCTGGGTCTGATCAGAGAATCGTCAGCAGGTACTTGA
- a CDS encoding sigma-70 family RNA polymerase sigma factor, with amino-acid sequence MASSGKFKTTRWTVIRAARAKGEPGSAEALAGLCEAYWYPLYVFVRRSGHAVDAARDLTQGYFLKLLEKDYLDDVRPEAGKFRSFLLVSMKHFLANTRRDAAALKRGGGQPIVPLDIDMAEGRYRHEPVDDGSPERAYERQWAQAVIERARVRLRSEFEQAGKLRAYEFLSGHLTGAGRAKPYREIAAELETSEAAVKMSVSRMRRQFGKALREEVGDTIDEPADVDVEVKYLLTIL; translated from the coding sequence ATGGCTTCATCCGGAAAGTTCAAGACCACTCGCTGGACGGTGATCCGCGCCGCCCGCGCCAAGGGCGAGCCCGGCTCGGCCGAGGCGCTGGCCGGTCTGTGCGAGGCCTACTGGTATCCGCTTTACGTCTTTGTGCGCCGCAGTGGACACGCTGTTGATGCCGCCCGCGATCTGACGCAGGGTTACTTTCTGAAGCTGCTGGAAAAGGACTACCTGGATGACGTGCGGCCCGAGGCGGGCAAGTTTCGTTCGTTCCTGCTGGTGTCGATGAAGCACTTTCTGGCCAACACGAGACGCGACGCGGCGGCTCTCAAGCGCGGTGGCGGACAACCGATAGTGCCGCTCGACATCGACATGGCCGAGGGGCGTTACCGTCACGAGCCGGTGGACGACGGGAGTCCCGAGCGCGCCTATGAACGACAGTGGGCCCAGGCCGTGATCGAGCGCGCGCGCGTGCGGCTTCGCAGCGAGTTTGAACAGGCGGGGAAGCTTCGAGCCTACGAATTCCTTTCAGGACACCTGACCGGGGCGGGGCGGGCCAAGCCGTACCGGGAGATCGCAGCGGAACTCGAAACCAGCGAGGCCGCGGTCAAGATGAGCGTCTCGCGCATGCGCCGCCAGTTCGGCAAGGCACTGCGCGAGGAGGTCGGCGATACGATCGACGAACCCGCAGACGTGGACGTCGAGGTCAAGTACCTGCTGACGATTCTCTGA